One window from the genome of Hydra vulgaris chromosome 02, alternate assembly HydraT2T_AEP encodes:
- the LOC136077029 gene encoding uncharacterized protein LOC136077029, translated as MINMNHFEKWELESDLKAAKSKSASEKSTATGFGIGIAAQLGVRKKSVDDKKVNLTNLKRNKHEIINAELSMSSDKNISKTIDKKRIKLNSQGNIPYKVSSLVELNKRKNPQSVVKELNEKHNRMTQSHSIKQQEKFSSWNIKNTEINKNIENKVNNRMVTKNEIDFKNIKTAEKSSSNTKSESKSTENFKKTGLNIKSMSKTDLNQTNHFESNLFIKELSSPKKSINSPSFTFKPATNNAASQTESSDSLLIMNNKLDLKVKFKVVLHHDRILNRQLNELFSSKGESLSNFFTKIINDMSARRRSVESINDKCFISLNSRFAAFITMDLSKLELIPEEESTNDCEPVRIYTVIDHKNYQFHIKNNYLLPDILVTRLYPR; from the exons atgattaatatgaatcattttgaaaaatgggAGTTAGAAAGCGATTTAAAAGCTGCCAAGTCAAAGAGTGCAAGTGAg AAATCTACTGCAACAGGTTTTGGCATCGGAATAGCTGCACAGTTAGgtgtaagaaaaaaaagtgtggatgataaaaaagtaaatttaacaaatttaaaaagaaataaacatgaaataatTAATGCTGAATTAAGTATGTcatcagataaaaatattagtaagaCAATAGATAAAAAGCGTATCAAATTGAATAGTCAAGGCAACATTCCATATAAAGTTTCCTCATTAGTtgaattaaacaaaagaaaaaatcctCAAAGTGTAGTTAAAGAGTTGAATGAAAAACACAACCGTATGACACAAAGTCATTCTATCAAGCAGCAAGAAAAGTTTTCTAGTtggaatataaaaaatactgaaataaataaaaatattgaaaacaaggTTAATAATAGAATggtaacaaaaaatgaaatagattttaaaaatataaaaactgccgaaaaaagttcttcaaataCAAAATCTGAAAGCAAAtcaactgaaaattttaaaaagactgggttgaatattaaaagtatgtcaaaaactgatttaaaccaaacaaatcattttgaaagtAATCTCTTTATCAAAGAGTTATCATCaccaaaaaaatctataaacagTCCATCTTTTACTTTCAAACCTGCAACAAACAATGCTGCTTCTCAAACTGAATCATCCGATAGTTTgttaataatgaataataaattagatttaaagGTAAAATTTAAAGTAGTTCTTCACCATGATCGAATTTTAAATCGTCAATTGAATGAACTGTTTAGTTCGAAAGGTGAAtctttatcaaacttttttacaaaaattattaatgacaTGTCTGCTCGTCGTAGAAGTGTTGAAAGTATAAATGAcaaatgttttataagtttaaactCTAGGTTTGCTGCTTTTATAACTATGGATTTATCGAAATTGGAGTTAATACCTGAAGAAGAGAGTACAAATGATTGTGAACCAGTTAGGATTTATACTGTTATAGATCATAAAAACTACCAGTTtcacataaaaaataactacttaCTACCAGATATTCTTGTTACCAGATTGTATCCAAGATGA
- the LOC100201477 gene encoding serine hydrolase RBBP9 isoform X2: protein MNFKCRKVMVKCKKAVIIPGNGAGDVFYSNWYGWLNKKLNSIYEFTCMLRNMPDPIYARESQWITFMHDELLIDEHTLIIGHSSGACAAVRYAEKFKVYGVVLVSAYASDLGDSIEKQSGYFDRPWQWDMVKANTQWICQFGSIDDPYLPWSEQKLVAESLNAELHEYIDMGHFNQSTCIEIFEVIKKHLLSC from the coding sequence atGAATTTTAAATGCAGAAAAGTCAtggttaaatgtaaaaaagctGTCATCATTCCAGGAAATGGAGCCGGTGATGTATTTTACTCCAACTGGTATGGTTGGTTAAATAAGAAGCTCAACAGCATCTATGAGTTTACCTGCATGTTACGTAATATGCCTGATCCAATATATGCAAGAGAGTCACAATGGATTACTTTCATGCATGATGAACTTCTCATTGATGAACATACACTTATTATTGGTCATAGCAGTGGTGCTTGTGCAGCAGTTCGCTATGCTGAAAAGTTCAAAGTTTATGGAGTTGTCCTTGTCAGTGCTTATGCTTCTGATCTTGGAGATAGTATAGAAAAACAAAGTGGATATTTTGACAGACCTTGGCAATGGGATATGGTTAAGGCAAATACACAATGGATTTGTCAATTTGGCTCAATAGATGATCCTTATTTACCTTGGAGTGAGCAAAAATTGGTTGCAGAAAGTCTAAATGCAGAATTGCATGAGTATATTGATATGGGTCATTTTAACCAGTCTACTtgtattgaaatttttgaagttattaaGAAACATCTTTTAAGTTgttag